A stretch of the Psychroserpens sp. Hel_I_66 genome encodes the following:
- a CDS encoding T9SS C-terminal target domain-containing protein: MNVKLVRFLFFFILCFQIQAQSTDVSIVAQAQSLGGTDVSQVEIFEDFQYIVTIINSGNAVNNATFQITMDEDLQNLALTSITSQNNIGGASDAGGFNLSASNVLTGSVNSLPSDSSVEIKIEVTAPSTVGGIAINAIISPPDGTTDTNTSNNQSLISIDVIDVDINFSVTHSQISPAAGTPIPSWNSPVTYRFTITNNSEIDFPVEFMKTKLNLLTSLNFGRPNVQLISVECIEATNGTECPNVDGISGSPVLVSATVDIFNFTTPHVYTAGGAVTYEIVYQYLDPSCAIELNPINVQSRVEIGINHINSGNSLSSPIVTNLLESELCQTTDICIDTIQIDPDPTIIVDWNQEVTFETTVCNNGPLDANIAFFLQNLAPSIEWEILSAECIGTTGTILCDDVNITINDIFWVSDAFVMPVDATVTIRTIARFLEPECSINTDNNQALIRSGTNVLEADILDSNLANSAQNDYVLLPPTSACEVVNLNVTKTQISPELPNGGSEDNPTQLGEITYEITVTNPSEVDTFIELQEYIPGPGLIPFTGTLVSVNCVSTTGSANCLEIQNTNIGIEFDGVPQSGEPDIFWEILPEDNWSLPAMSSVTFQLTVLWDTDCSVDAIPVFNAVSVGNANSNTDNNFNDNLAQVATFFAPCVDLVVQTFPEFTQVNVNQDFDWIIDITNSETSSNAINIDFENTVNDVFTINGTPTCEVTNGSATCITNLDIVSNVVTGTIDNMEAASTIRIRIPVTAPSFGGAYNNIAVATPNENDNREISPETNTSISNVQIVAPILSKSYDPTTITIGEQSTLTFTIQNLPNSPSQNNISFTDIFPSEISLVSPPEWVEQNGCSTTFLGNAGDNFVGVDNLVLPEGVSFCSFSVVVTSNTPGVYLNDTTNFDAQNNIDTSQTNATLTVLDDPSNVDIEVLKTVNPQEVSIGEQVTFQITISNLGTTQATSIEILDEFPNGMNFISATTTEGFFDDTNFIWSVETLDPNQSATLTIVAQIISGNELVNVALLNQVNEPDRDDTNNMDSAEVFVDVCLFIPDGLSPNGDGLNDTFFIECIDEYVDNLIKIYNRYGTQIYERRNYENDWDGRPNIGLPEISTILPVGNYFYILDLNNGQKPIFGWVYLNY; encoded by the coding sequence TTAACGAGTATCACATCACAAAATAATATAGGTGGAGCCTCTGATGCTGGCGGTTTTAATTTGTCTGCATCTAATGTTTTAACGGGTTCGGTCAACAGTTTACCCTCAGACTCAAGTGTAGAAATTAAGATTGAAGTCACTGCACCTTCAACCGTTGGTGGTATTGCAATAAATGCGATTATCTCTCCACCTGACGGAACTACAGACACGAACACAAGTAATAACCAATCCCTAATTTCAATTGATGTTATTGATGTTGATATCAACTTTTCGGTCACCCATTCGCAAATTTCACCTGCAGCTGGTACACCAATTCCTTCTTGGAATTCTCCCGTTACTTACAGATTTACAATAACCAATAATAGTGAGATTGATTTTCCTGTGGAATTCATGAAAACCAAATTGAACTTATTAACGTCTCTAAATTTTGGTCGACCAAATGTTCAACTAATTTCAGTAGAATGCATTGAAGCAACTAACGGTACAGAATGTCCAAATGTTGATGGCATTTCTGGTTCACCTGTATTGGTTAGCGCAACTGTAGATATATTCAATTTTACAACACCTCATGTGTATACTGCTGGTGGAGCTGTAACCTATGAAATCGTTTATCAATATTTAGATCCTTCCTGTGCTATAGAATTAAATCCAATAAATGTACAAAGCAGAGTAGAGATAGGGATAAATCATATTAACTCTGGAAATAGTCTTTCAAGTCCAATCGTTACTAATCTTTTAGAATCTGAACTTTGCCAAACTACAGACATTTGTATTGACACCATTCAAATTGATCCCGATCCAACTATAATTGTGGATTGGAACCAAGAGGTAACATTTGAGACTACAGTATGTAATAATGGACCTTTAGACGCAAATATTGCTTTCTTTCTTCAAAATTTAGCTCCATCCATTGAGTGGGAAATCCTTAGTGCTGAATGTATTGGAACAACGGGAACCATTTTATGTGACGATGTAAATATTACCATTAATGATATTTTTTGGGTAAGTGATGCATTTGTAATGCCTGTTGACGCGACGGTAACAATTAGAACTATAGCCAGATTTCTTGAACCCGAATGTTCTATAAATACAGATAATAATCAAGCACTTATTAGAAGTGGCACAAATGTTTTGGAGGCAGATATTCTAGACTCCAATTTAGCAAATAGTGCACAAAATGATTATGTGTTATTACCACCAACCTCTGCATGTGAAGTTGTGAATTTAAATGTCACAAAAACACAAATTAGTCCAGAACTACCTAATGGTGGCTCAGAAGATAATCCAACTCAATTGGGGGAAATTACTTATGAAATTACTGTAACCAATCCAAGTGAAGTAGATACGTTTATTGAACTTCAAGAATATATTCCAGGTCCTGGACTAATCCCATTTACAGGCACATTAGTCTCTGTAAACTGTGTTTCAACAACAGGATCTGCCAATTGTCTTGAAATTCAAAATACCAATATAGGTATTGAATTTGATGGCGTGCCCCAAAGCGGAGAACCCGATATTTTTTGGGAAATTTTACCTGAAGATAATTGGAGTTTGCCAGCAATGAGCTCTGTTACTTTTCAACTAACAGTATTGTGGGATACTGATTGCTCTGTTGACGCTATCCCTGTTTTTAATGCAGTAAGTGTTGGAAATGCCAACAGTAATACAGATAATAATTTTAATGATAATTTGGCACAAGTTGCCACTTTTTTTGCGCCATGTGTGGATTTGGTTGTTCAAACATTTCCTGAATTTACGCAAGTTAATGTCAACCAAGATTTTGACTGGATTATTGATATCACCAACAGTGAAACAAGCTCAAATGCCATTAATATTGATTTTGAAAATACTGTAAACGACGTATTTACGATTAATGGAACTCCAACTTGTGAAGTCACCAATGGGAGCGCAACCTGCATTACCAATCTTGATATTGTTTCAAATGTAGTTACGGGAACAATTGATAACATGGAAGCTGCCTCAACCATTAGAATTAGAATTCCCGTAACTGCACCTAGTTTTGGAGGTGCCTATAACAATATTGCTGTTGCAACACCCAATGAAAATGATAATAGGGAAATATCTCCCGAGACCAATACCTCTATTAGTAATGTGCAAATCGTGGCTCCAATTCTATCTAAAAGCTATGATCCAACAACAATTACAATAGGCGAGCAAAGTACGTTAACCTTTACAATTCAAAATTTACCAAATAGTCCATCTCAAAATAATATTTCGTTTACAGATATTTTTCCTTCGGAAATATCGCTGGTATCACCACCAGAATGGGTTGAACAAAATGGCTGTAGTACAACCTTTTTAGGAAATGCTGGAGATAATTTTGTTGGTGTTGACAATTTGGTGCTTCCCGAAGGTGTGTCTTTTTGTTCTTTTAGTGTAGTAGTCACCTCAAATACTCCCGGAGTTTACCTCAACGATACCACAAATTTTGATGCACAAAACAATATTGATACTTCACAAACAAATGCAACACTTACCGTTTTAGATGATCCTTCAAATGTGGATATTGAGGTTTTAAAAACCGTGAATCCTCAAGAAGTCTCTATTGGAGAACAGGTTACTTTTCAAATTACAATCTCAAATTTGGGAACCACTCAGGCCACTAGTATTGAAATACTAGACGAGTTTCCTAATGGTATGAACTTTATTTCTGCAACAACAACTGAAGGTTTTTTTGACGATACGAACTTTATTTGGTCTGTAGAAACCTTAGATCCAAATCAATCTGCAACGTTAACTATAGTTGCCCAAATTATATCTGGAAATGAGTTGGTGAATGTCGCTTTACTTAATCAAGTAAATGAACCAGATAGGGACGATACTAATAATATGGATAGCGCAGAAGTTTTTGTAGATGTATGCCTCTTTATCCCTGATGGTCTTTCGCCTAATGGAGATGGTTTAAATGACACATTTTTTATAGAATGCATAGATGAGTATGTTGATAATCTTATAAAAATCTATAACAGATATGGTACCCAAATTTATGAGCGACGTAATTATGAAAATGATTGGGACGGAAGACCAAATATTGGTTTGCCTGAAATTTCAACGATACTTCCTGTGGGTAATTACTTTTATATTTTAGATTTAAACAATGGACAAAAACCAATTTTTGGTTGGGTGTACTTGAATTATTGA
- a CDS encoding thymidine kinase: protein MFLENTVNHKEQFGWIEVICGSMFSGKTEELIRRLKRAKFARQKVEIFKPAVDVRYDEDMVVSHDANEIRSTPVPAAANIPILADGCDVVGIDEAQFFDDEIVRVCNDLANKGIRVIVAGLDMDFKGNPFGPMPNLMATAEYVTKVHAICTRTGNLAQYSYRKSTSDALVLLGEVNEYEPLSRAAYYKAMVRDKVRNMKVNDAEEVSNKDSKSNA from the coding sequence ATGTTTCTCGAAAATACAGTAAATCATAAAGAACAATTTGGATGGATTGAAGTCATTTGTGGCTCAATGTTTTCTGGCAAAACCGAAGAATTGATTCGTAGGCTCAAACGCGCTAAATTTGCAAGGCAAAAAGTAGAAATCTTTAAGCCTGCTGTTGATGTTCGCTATGATGAAGATATGGTGGTGTCACATGATGCAAATGAAATTAGATCAACACCAGTTCCAGCAGCTGCAAATATTCCAATATTGGCAGATGGTTGTGATGTTGTTGGTATTGATGAAGCTCAATTTTTTGATGATGAAATTGTTAGGGTTTGTAATGACTTAGCCAATAAAGGTATTAGAGTAATAGTCGCTGGTTTAGATATGGATTTTAAAGGAAACCCATTTGGGCCAATGCCCAACCTAATGGCAACTGCAGAGTATGTTACAAAAGTACATGCCATTTGCACCAGAACTGGAAATCTAGCACAATATAGTTATAGAAAATCAACAAGTGATGCGCTCGTTTTGCTTGGTGAGGTCAATGAGTACGAGCCATTAAGTAGAGCTGCATACTATAAAGCGATGGTGCGCGACAAAGTGCGAAATATGAAAGTAAACGATGCAGAAGAGGTTTCTAACAAAGACAGTAAGTCAAATGCCTAG
- the alr gene encoding alanine racemase: protein MPRAKETILEIDLKALKHNFEYIKSKLKSDTKILAVVKAFAYGSDANTIAVFLQDLEVDYFAVAYVSEGVALRNAGVIVPILVLHPQAVNFKMLIENCLEPSLYSAKILNEFIAIASEEKQKNYPVHIKFNTGLNRLGFRESDIDAIVSITSRSSSIRVKSIFSHLAESENLDDTAFTKNQIDSFKNISKRFTKAIGYQPMLHLANTSGILNYTDAHLDMVRTGIGLYGFGNSEKENKNLLPMATLKSVVSQIHTIEKGESVGYNRAYKSDNLKKTATIPIGHADGIGRQYGNQKGFVTINNKPAPIIGNVCMDMIMVNVTDIDCKEGDEVVIFGKETDASAFAKSANTISYEIITAISQRVKRVILE from the coding sequence ATGCCTAGAGCAAAGGAGACCATTCTAGAAATTGATTTAAAAGCACTCAAGCATAACTTCGAGTACATCAAATCAAAATTAAAAAGTGATACAAAAATTTTAGCAGTTGTTAAAGCATTCGCTTATGGTAGTGATGCCAATACCATTGCTGTTTTTTTACAAGATTTAGAAGTTGACTATTTTGCTGTAGCTTACGTTAGTGAAGGTGTAGCGCTTAGAAATGCTGGTGTTATTGTACCTATTTTAGTATTGCATCCACAAGCTGTCAATTTTAAAATGCTAATTGAGAACTGTTTAGAACCTAGCTTATATAGTGCTAAAATTTTAAATGAGTTTATTGCGATAGCTTCCGAAGAAAAACAAAAAAACTATCCCGTCCATATTAAATTTAATACGGGACTGAATCGTCTAGGGTTTCGAGAAAGTGACATAGATGCTATTGTCTCAATAACTTCAAGATCGTCTAGTATACGAGTGAAGTCTATTTTTTCACATTTGGCTGAAAGTGAAAACTTAGACGATACTGCATTTACAAAAAATCAAATAGATAGTTTTAAGAACATTTCAAAAAGGTTCACTAAAGCTATTGGTTATCAACCTATGCTGCACCTGGCAAATACGTCTGGAATTTTAAATTATACCGATGCGCATTTAGACATGGTACGAACAGGAATAGGCTTGTATGGTTTTGGAAATTCTGAAAAAGAGAACAAAAATCTTCTTCCAATGGCAACGTTAAAATCTGTAGTTTCCCAAATTCATACTATTGAAAAAGGAGAAAGTGTAGGTTATAATAGAGCATATAAAAGCGATAACCTAAAAAAAACCGCGACAATCCCAATTGGACATGCCGATGGGATTGGAAGACAATACGGTAATCAAAAGGGATTTGTTACCATAAATAACAAACCTGCTCCAATTATTGGCAACGTGTGCATGGACATGATTATGGTAAACGTCACAGATATTGATTGCAAAGAAGGCGATGAGGTTGTTATCTTCGGAAAAGAAACAGATGCATCTGCTTTTGCAAAATCTGCGAACACCATTTCTTATGAAATCATTACTGCTATTTCCCAACGTGTTAAACGCGTAATATTAGAATAA
- the mscL gene encoding large conductance mechanosensitive channel protein MscL, giving the protein MFKEFKNFIMTKNVIDLAVAVILASAVGMVVNGFVSDIMMPIVGMFTGGIDFSDMKYVLSPAIVGADGSITKPENAIMYGKWVTAIINLIIVGFVLFMIVKAYNKTKEPAPEPAPKGPSELDILKEIRDELKKQ; this is encoded by the coding sequence ATGTTTAAAGAGTTTAAGAATTTTATCATGACAAAAAATGTCATTGATTTAGCAGTAGCTGTTATTCTTGCAAGCGCAGTTGGAATGGTAGTAAATGGTTTTGTAAGCGACATTATGATGCCAATCGTTGGTATGTTCACGGGAGGAATCGATTTTTCTGATATGAAATACGTATTATCTCCAGCAATTGTTGGCGCAGATGGTTCTATTACTAAGCCAGAAAATGCAATCATGTATGGTAAATGGGTTACCGCGATAATCAACCTTATAATTGTTGGGTTTGTATTGTTTATGATTGTAAAGGCTTACAATAAAACTAAAGAACCAGCTCCAGAGCCTGCTCCTAAAGGACCAAGTGAGCTTGATATATTAAAGGAAATAAGAGACGAATTGAAAAAGCAATAA
- a CDS encoding aspartate-semialdehyde dehydrogenase, translated as MKVAVVGATGLVGEVMLKVLAERDFPVSELIPVASERSIGKLISFKGTDYKVVGMQQAIDMKPDVALFSAGGNTSMEWAPKFAEAGITVIDNSSAWRMDHSKKLVVPEINANALTSEDKIIANPNCSTIQMVVALAPLHKKYKIKRIVVSTYQSITGTGVKAVKQLENEMAGIKGEMAYPYPIHQNAIPHCDVFEDNGYTKEEMKLVRETQKILDDRTIAVTATAVRIPTAGGHSEAVNVEFQNDFDLTEVRHILSQSPGIVVQDNIDVNTYPMPIYANGKDDVFVGRIRRDGSQPNTLNLWIVSDNLRKGAATNTIQIAEYLVANKLI; from the coding sequence ATGAAAGTAGCTGTAGTTGGTGCCACAGGTCTTGTTGGCGAAGTAATGCTTAAAGTTCTTGCAGAACGTGATTTTCCTGTTTCCGAATTAATTCCTGTCGCTTCAGAGCGATCTATTGGTAAGTTGATTTCCTTTAAGGGAACTGATTATAAGGTTGTGGGAATGCAACAAGCTATTGACATGAAACCTGATGTGGCTTTGTTTTCTGCAGGCGGAAACACGTCTATGGAATGGGCTCCAAAATTTGCTGAAGCTGGCATTACAGTGATTGATAACTCATCGGCATGGAGAATGGACCACTCTAAAAAATTGGTGGTTCCTGAAATTAATGCGAACGCATTAACTTCCGAAGATAAAATTATTGCAAATCCAAATTGCTCAACAATACAAATGGTTGTTGCGCTTGCTCCTCTTCATAAAAAATATAAAATAAAACGTATTGTTGTTTCAACCTACCAATCTATAACTGGTACTGGTGTTAAGGCTGTTAAACAGCTTGAAAACGAAATGGCTGGCATAAAAGGCGAGATGGCCTACCCATATCCTATTCATCAAAATGCGATTCCGCACTGTGATGTTTTTGAAGATAACGGGTACACAAAAGAGGAAATGAAATTGGTGAGGGAAACCCAGAAAATATTGGATGATCGTACGATTGCTGTGACAGCTACAGCTGTTAGAATCCCTACTGCTGGAGGGCATAGCGAAGCAGTAAACGTAGAGTTTCAAAATGATTTTGACCTTACTGAAGTAAGACATATTTTAAGCCAGTCTCCTGGGATTGTTGTGCAAGATAATATTGATGTGAATACCTACCCAATGCCAATATATGCAAATGGGAAGGATGATGTTTTCGTTGGAAGGATTCGTCGTGATGGCTCTCAGCCAAACACACTTAATTTATGGATAGTTAGTGATAATTTGAGAAAAGGAGCTGCTACGAACACCATTCAAATTGCTGAATATTTAGTTGCCAATAAATTAATTTAA
- a CDS encoding Ig-like domain-containing protein: MLKNYLKFFSIFSLFIGFISCSDDDNYVPVTIEANIDVVEVSQNSSITIDVLSNDIDVPNNGSLIPSNAQNGTTEVLDINNTPDNPFDDVVKYTPNTDFSGNDSFIYTICDSNENCGSATVNITVTPVSIVSFDLDEIPYNTLSEYNFFSGEMKDLNPTHGVIPYDLNSTLFTDYAHKKRFVWMPDGSKASYNSDFTPLDFPLGSVLIKNFYYDNVQPSNTTRIIETRLMYMTAEGWDFAKYVWDDEQSEATFTNSGSVTNIQWIEDGITNNVNYRIPSRNECFACHNKFGTPVPIGPKPQNLNRDLNYAEGTTNQLQKWIDFGYLENNLPTSIVSTVDWEDETLDLNLRLRSYLDINCAHCHSEESYCEYRPMRFAFNDNEDDTNKGVCVPPDTQIEGTTHIVVPNNIEASVLRFRVSSIEEQNRMPLLGRTLKHEEGVRLIEEWINSLTGDCQ, translated from the coding sequence ATGTTAAAAAATTATCTTAAATTCTTTAGCATATTTTCGTTATTCATTGGGTTTATATCCTGTAGTGATGACGATAACTATGTACCTGTAACCATCGAGGCTAATATAGATGTTGTGGAGGTATCACAAAATAGCTCAATCACTATTGATGTACTTTCAAATGATATTGATGTTCCAAATAATGGTTCTTTAATTCCTTCAAATGCTCAAAATGGTACTACTGAAGTTTTAGATATTAATAACACACCCGATAATCCTTTTGACGACGTTGTAAAATATACGCCAAACACAGATTTTTCGGGAAATGATTCTTTTATATATACTATATGTGATAGTAACGAGAATTGTGGTTCAGCAACTGTGAATATAACGGTTACACCTGTTTCTATAGTAAGTTTTGATTTAGATGAAATTCCTTATAATACACTTTCAGAATACAATTTTTTCTCTGGTGAAATGAAAGATTTAAATCCTACACATGGTGTTATACCTTATGATTTGAATTCTACGTTATTTACAGACTATGCCCATAAAAAAAGATTTGTTTGGATGCCAGATGGGAGTAAAGCGAGTTACAACAGTGATTTTACACCCTTAGATTTCCCTTTAGGCTCTGTACTTATTAAAAACTTTTATTACGATAATGTACAGCCATCCAATACCACTCGTATTATAGAAACACGATTAATGTATATGACTGCGGAAGGTTGGGATTTTGCAAAATATGTTTGGGATGATGAACAAAGCGAAGCTACGTTTACAAACTCTGGTAGTGTTACCAATATACAATGGATTGAAGATGGAATTACAAATAATGTGAACTACCGCATTCCCTCAAGAAATGAATGTTTTGCATGCCATAATAAATTTGGAACTCCTGTACCAATAGGACCAAAACCGCAGAATCTTAATAGAGATTTAAACTATGCAGAAGGCACAACAAATCAGCTTCAAAAATGGATAGATTTTGGTTATTTAGAAAATAATTTGCCAACATCAATAGTATCTACAGTAGACTGGGAAGATGAAACTCTTGACTTAAACCTAAGGTTGCGCTCTTATTTGGATATTAATTGTGCGCATTGCCATTCCGAAGAAAGTTATTGTGAATATAGACCTATGCGCTTTGCTTTTAATGATAATGAAGATGACACCAATAAAGGAGTTTGTGTTCCTCCAGATACTCAAATTGAAGGCACTACGCATATCGTTGTGCCAAATAATATAGAGGCTTCAGTATTAAGATTTAGAGTCTCTTCAATTGAAGAACAAAATAGAATGCCTTTGTTGGGTAGAACCCTTAAACACGAAGAGGGTGTTAGACTTATTGAAGAATGGATAAATTCTCTTACTGGAGATTGTCAATAA
- a CDS encoding FG-GAP-like repeat-containing protein, translated as MKLRLLVCSVLFLAFCSTSFGQPANDNISGAIPITPSPEGTGCETPTFNLPFSTDGTTDSGVQGSCTLSGNDQFFTWTATTTGLFFSSEIPGDPGIVVWDSTGTIEFACTNTFASESIGGWEINDELIIQIFDFSTNSDVAFCLEAVDFIPLPPAPVTFDTQSSGTSGNYRLAVVDMNGDFLDDLVTISPTNVNIREQNVSGGFTTKNITTTTADYLPTWSLAAADYDGNGYTDLLYGGGNGVTFMKANSSGTGFTEISGSEYVFSQRSNFVDIDNDGNLDAFVCHDQAPNVYYLNDGSGNLTFYQSNDPTAPYELGNYSSGGDYGSIWIDYDNDRDLDLFIAKCGGELARRTNVMYTNDGNGNYIENAAAIGLADPMQTWSAAWGDFDSDGDMDVFIGASTGSHKLMRNDNGVFVDVTTGSGISFLTDTSTETVTFDFDNDGHLDLVSGGNVLYNNGDMTFTVYKDTFPGTGSYGDLNNDGYIDSFNSGAIHFNNAESNNNWIKIHTIGTVSNLNGIGARVEVHTPSGVKIRDVKSGDGFRYMNSLNTHVGIGTDATISSIVIYWPSGIIDTINNPSINGALEVIEGDTLSLENSLTNELIVFPNPVKEVLNINGLDLNDNTLYTVFDISGKRVMNSKLKNTTIDVSKLSPGNYILRIVSNKSIKSQKFIKN; from the coding sequence ATGAAATTAAGATTACTTGTATGTTCAGTTTTATTTCTAGCATTTTGCTCAACATCGTTTGGGCAACCTGCTAATGATAACATAAGTGGTGCAATACCAATCACTCCTTCTCCAGAAGGTACAGGCTGTGAAACACCAACCTTTAACTTACCTTTTTCTACGGATGGAACTACCGATAGTGGTGTTCAAGGATCTTGTACACTCTCTGGTAACGACCAATTCTTTACATGGACAGCTACAACAACTGGACTGTTTTTTTCTTCGGAAATTCCAGGCGATCCAGGTATCGTGGTTTGGGATTCTACGGGAACAATAGAATTTGCTTGTACAAATACGTTTGCTTCAGAAAGCATAGGCGGTTGGGAAATAAACGACGAACTTATTATTCAAATTTTTGATTTTTCAACAAATTCTGATGTAGCTTTCTGCTTAGAGGCTGTTGATTTTATTCCTCTTCCTCCTGCTCCTGTTACTTTTGACACACAATCGTCTGGAACTTCTGGAAATTATAGATTAGCTGTTGTTGATATGAATGGAGATTTCCTTGATGATTTAGTGACAATATCTCCAACAAATGTTAATATTAGAGAACAGAATGTTAGCGGTGGTTTTACAACTAAAAATATCACAACAACTACAGCTGATTATTTACCAACTTGGAGTTTAGCTGCAGCAGATTATGATGGCAATGGCTATACAGATTTATTATATGGTGGTGGTAACGGTGTTACCTTCATGAAAGCGAATAGTAGTGGTACAGGTTTTACAGAAATTTCAGGTTCTGAATATGTGTTTTCACAACGTTCGAACTTTGTGGATATTGACAATGATGGTAATCTAGATGCATTTGTTTGTCATGATCAAGCACCAAATGTTTATTACTTAAATGATGGTAGTGGGAATCTAACTTTTTATCAATCTAATGACCCTACTGCTCCTTACGAACTAGGTAATTATTCTTCTGGTGGAGATTATGGATCCATATGGATTGATTATGACAATGACAGAGATTTAGATTTGTTCATTGCCAAATGTGGAGGAGAATTAGCTCGTCGTACAAATGTTATGTATACAAACGATGGAAATGGAAACTATATTGAAAATGCCGCTGCCATTGGTTTAGCAGACCCTATGCAAACGTGGTCTGCAGCTTGGGGTGATTTTGATAGTGATGGTGATATGGATGTTTTTATTGGCGCAAGTACTGGATCTCACAAATTAATGAGAAACGATAATGGCGTTTTCGTAGATGTAACAACAGGATCTGGTATTAGTTTTTTAACAGATACCTCAACAGAAACAGTAACTTTTGATTTTGATAATGATGGTCATTTAGATTTAGTTTCTGGAGGTAACGTTTTATATAATAACGGTGACATGACATTCACTGTTTATAAAGATACATTTCCGGGTACTGGCTCTTATGGAGATTTAAATAATGATGGATATATTGATTCTTTTAATTCAGGAGCTATACATTTTAATAATGCTGAAAGCAATAATAACTGGATAAAAATTCATACCATAGGTACTGTAAGTAATCTAAATGGCATTGGTGCTCGTGTTGAGGTTCATACGCCATCTGGTGTTAAAATAAGAGATGTAAAGAGTGGTGATGGTTTTAGATATATGAATTCGTTAAATACACATGTTGGCATAGGAACTGACGCAACAATTAGCAGTATTGTCATCTATTGGCCTTCTGGTATCATTGATACTATTAATAATCCCTCTATCAATGGAGCATTAGAGGTAATTGAAGGTGACACCTTAAGTTTGGAAAATTCTTTAACTAATGAGTTGATTGTATTTCCTAATCCTGTTAAAGAGGTTTTAAATATAAATGGCTTAGATTTAAATGACAATACGCTTTATACAGTTTTTGATATTTCAGGTAAACGTGTTATGAACTCTAAACTTAAAAATACAACTATAGATGTTTCAAAATTATCACCTGGTAATTACATATTAAGAATAGTATCAAACAAATCTATAAAAAGTCAAAAATTCATAAAGAATTAA